ATGATTTTGCTCCTCCTTGATATGACAAATAATAAATCTCATATTTATCTTTATCTAATTTTTCAGCAATTTTAAAACTTTCATCTACATTTTTATAGTGATCATCACTATTTCCTTCAATAAGAATTTTAATTTTTCCTTCGAAATTTCTTTCCTTATAAGAAAAAACTCCCAAATCAATTCCATTCGGTACATAAATGCTGTCTTTTCCAAATTTTTCTTTTAACCAATCCTGACACCATTTTGATATTGTAAGATAATGAATTGGAATAAGAGAATTATATGTTGCATTTGCCATTGTTTTCTCAAAATATCCGTCCGGACTAAAATTGGTTTCAAAATTCTGAACCAAATATGCTCTATGCAAAACATTCGGATATACTTTCACAAATGTAAGTGTACTCCATAAACTTGCAACTAAAGTATCCACATATGCCTCAAAACGTGTGTCATAACTTTGTACAACCGGAATACGTCCATCTTTATTTATAATATCATCGGATTTTCTGTCTTCGTTTACTATAAACACATCATACCCATGGTCTCTAAGCATATTACAATGCTTTATAATTACATTTACTCCACCACTAATATTAGTAGTTGGCAAAACAAATCCGAAATTTTTTGGCATCTTTGAAATCACATACTCGGCTATACCTCGACCTGTATAAGTTGTAATTTTCTTTCTTGTAATTGCATATGCATTACTTCCAATTTCTTCTCTGTACGTTTTATCATCTATAAGAAGCTGTAATTTTTCTTGCCACTCATGTATATTCGCACATAAAATACCATCTTGTCCATCCTGAATCATTTCTTCAAAGGCTCCGACCTTACTTGCAATTGTCGGCACATGAACAAGTCCTGCCTCGAGCCATTTATTTTCTGATTTCGCAGCATTGAAAATAGACTCTTCTAATGGTGCCAGATTAATATCTACAGAAGCTATTAACTCCGGTAGTTTTTTCCACTCTACAAATGGTTCCGCAATCACTCGCTCTCGAACACTGTCCAACTCTTTTGGTAAGTCTAATTCACCAACTATCTTAAGATAAACCTGCTCATTCTTTTCCATAATTTCCTTGATTACAGGCATAATCAATTCAAAATCCGCATTATGAGTAATACTTCCACTAAAATATCCCATAATAATTTTATTTTCGTCTTTTACAACATTACTATATGCTCTTTTAGAATATTTCAGCATTTTTTCTGATGCAACATTTCTATTTATATAAACATCATCAACATAATTACGCAATTCATTAGCCAAGACACTTGTTGTTGTGATTGCACAATCGCATTTCAGTAATGTCTGTTTTGTTCTTTCAACACCATCATCATAAACTTTTTTGTCATTTTCAGACATTGTTTTCAAATACGGAATCATATCTGTATACTTTTTGTCAATCACTAAATCATCAATATCAAATATAACCGGTTTATTATAATATTTGGCTCTATCAATAAATTCCTCTATTTCTGTCGTAATCGGACATCTAAAAAATACGAATGCACGATAATATTTCAATATCTCCAAATTGACACGTTCATAAAACATGCTATCTACTGTCAAACCAAAAGCTTGTAACTGCTCTACCTGATGATCCACTCGATATCTTGACGGATGCGGCAAATAACATCCATTTATAAACAATACATCTTTATAACAATGACGAATAGGGTCTCCTGATACACGCAATTTTATATAATTTTTTCCCTTTCTATATGCAGTCTTAACCCCCTCTTCTCTGACTATTCTAACTAATTTTTGTTGTAAATTTTCCGTTTTACTCATCTTATGATTCCTCCATATACAGACTTTCTATCGCAGACTCTATGTTGTTCCAATCTCGTTCTTTTGCAGTCTTTAATCCTTCTATATATAATTTGTGTCTTAATTCTTTCTCTGTGCATAATTGATTGATTTTAGAAACAGCCTGCTCTATATCACCCTGTTCATATAATAAACAGTTTTTTCCGTCTTCTAAATATTCCACATTGCCACCATTTGGCACAGCCAACA
This Ruminococcus hominis DNA region includes the following protein-coding sequences:
- a CDS encoding glycosyltransferase, translated to MSKTENLQQKLVRIVREEGVKTAYRKGKNYIKLRVSGDPIRHCYKDVLFINGCYLPHPSRYRVDHQVEQLQAFGLTVDSMFYERVNLEILKYYRAFVFFRCPITTEIEEFIDRAKYYNKPVIFDIDDLVIDKKYTDMIPYLKTMSENDKKVYDDGVERTKQTLLKCDCAITTTSVLANELRNYVDDVYINRNVASEKMLKYSKRAYSNVVKDENKIIMGYFSGSITHNADFELIMPVIKEIMEKNEQVYLKIVGELDLPKELDSVRERVIAEPFVEWKKLPELIASVDINLAPLEESIFNAAKSENKWLEAGLVHVPTIASKVGAFEEMIQDGQDGILCANIHEWQEKLQLLIDDKTYREEIGSNAYAITRKKITTYTGRGIAEYVISKMPKNFGFVLPTTNISGGVNVIIKHCNMLRDHGYDVFIVNEDRKSDDIINKDGRIPVVQSYDTRFEAYVDTLVASLWSTLTFVKVYPNVLHRAYLVQNFETNFSPDGYFEKTMANATYNSLIPIHYLTISKWCQDWLKEKFGKDSIYVPNGIDLGVFSYKERNFEGKIKILIEGNSDDHYKNVDESFKIAEKLDKDKYEIYYLSYQGGAKSWYRVDKFLQRVPHDEVGKIYQSCDILLKTSILESFSYPPLEMMATGGLAVVAPNGGNIEYLRDEENCLMYKLGDIDKAVEQIDRLAEDALLRERLIAGGLETAKKREWSKIEEQIVTMYRDLKENADEY